A window of Gossypium raimondii isolate GPD5lz chromosome 7, ASM2569854v1, whole genome shotgun sequence genomic DNA:
ttcataACCAACTTATCAGTAAGCTGAAGAACCTGATaaaccaatatcaaaatcaagCCAAACCCATATAAAGGTTTAAATTCAATCAAAGATTCAAAGGTAAGTACCTCCTGTTTAAGTTTATCTTTCTCTTTGAGGAGATTACCATAATCATCTTTGAGGGTATTAAAGCTAGCTTGTAAAGTGTCATAGTCTTTTTCAAGCTGCTTAGTCTTCCATCGAGCACGGCGGTTTTGAAACCAAATGGCAACTTGACGGGGTTGTAACCCAAGTTCTTTAGCTAGTTGAGTTTTCCTTTCAGGTTCAAGTTTGTTTTCAACCTCGAAACTTTTCTCTAGAAACTGGACTTGGTCAACAGTGAGTCGTCTTTTCTTCTCAGGTTGATGAAAATACTCATCAAGATCTTCATCTCCATTCTCTTCTTCATCAAAACTTCTAAAGAATGATCTGTTTCCTCCATGGACGTCTTCAAAGCTTACCATCGATCTCGTACCTGAAACTAAcgtaaatgaaaaacaaaaaaaaactttagattATTTATCACAAACCCAAATCCCAAAGTGAGGGAAAAAAGGGAATACCAAAGAAAGAATAAGGGGAAGAGCCTGGTCTTGGAATGAAAAGAGGATCCATAGGCTCAGAAGAAGAAGGAACCCTTTGACTTTGAAGTAAAACAGAGAGATTATTAGAACCACCAACACTATTAGTATTATTACAAGAGAAGACCCTCCCACCCGCCATGAGAGTTTCAAGCTAAATGATCGATCTTGTTCAAGAAATCATCTTCACCATATCATCAAATgatctaaaaaattaacataaaaaacaaaagaaaaagaagagaaagaaagaccACTCTGGCTTTTGGATTTTAAAGAACACAAAGTTGTTCACTTGTTTTAAGACTTGTGACGAAAGAAGCTGGTTATGATGATTTCAGTGATATGGGAGGTGTGGGAGCAACGGCAGCTCACACCCATCACTCAGAAtaacctattttttttcttcagcTTTGACAGATGtaaagtgaagaagaagaagaagaagattctTTCTCCGAGGAGGCGAGCTTTGAAAGGGTTCTATTGAAGAGGTGAGCTTTGAAAGACCTATATGGGGCATTCCTTGCCCATGGA
This region includes:
- the LOC105787797 gene encoding homeobox-leucine zipper protein HAT5; this encodes MAGGRVFSCNNTNSVGGSNNLSVLLQSQRVPSSSEPMDPLFIPRPGSSPYSFFVSGTRSMVSFEDVHGGNRSFFRSFDEEENGDEDLDEYFHQPEKKRRLTVDQVQFLEKSFEVENKLEPERKTQLAKELGLQPRQVAIWFQNRRARWKTKQLEKDYDTLQASFNTLKDDYGNLLKEKDKLKQEVLQLTDKLVMKEKNNSELSDVNTVCQEPPQKPVDSDSPHSSYPFEPDQSDTSQDEEDNLSKALFQPSSYIFPKLEDNDYSDPPASSCSYGFHVEDHAFWSSAY